From a single Pirellulaceae bacterium genomic region:
- the pyk gene encoding pyruvate kinase, producing the protein MKRPRPHLNDARSKIVATIGPACNSVEVLSELVNSGADIFRINAAHGGQADFEQTMQKIRQVRESTGFQVATLLDLAGPKIRLGKIAQDPLEVEPGMELTFVRGQQSTSAHELCSNYEQLVDELMVGNSVMLADGTIALQAVSKQHDRVTCKVLTGGTIRSRQGINLPGVTLSVSAMMPADVQNALWAANNEIDFLSLSFVRSSQDVLSLKNLVASLNSKALVIAKIEKREALQHLEAIVDAADGIMVARGDLGVEIDVAETPVAQKRIIEVCRQKLKPVIVATQMLESMHENRRPTRAEASDVANAILDGADACMLSGETAIGKYPVQSVETMNRIMVYTEQMLKDQTPDFSAKFQPIDAVDPITSSVTFRASNIAQDIGAKLIVVASKSGSTAWVKAKQRNCIHTLGISDNQATLRRMCLFWGIMPLYIESMAKPQVLIEHVIRWGKQSGLLVDGDCVVFVGGSGIYEKTHNLLVVHKV; encoded by the coding sequence ATGAAACGTCCGCGACCGCACCTCAACGATGCCCGCTCGAAAATCGTAGCTACCATTGGCCCAGCCTGCAATAGCGTTGAAGTTCTGAGCGAATTGGTTAATAGTGGAGCGGATATCTTTCGCATCAATGCAGCTCATGGTGGTCAAGCTGACTTCGAGCAAACGATGCAGAAAATCCGGCAAGTTCGCGAGTCTACCGGGTTTCAAGTAGCTACGCTGCTGGACTTGGCTGGTCCTAAAATCCGACTTGGCAAAATCGCCCAAGATCCGTTGGAAGTCGAACCGGGTATGGAGTTGACTTTCGTACGTGGTCAGCAATCGACCTCGGCTCACGAGCTGTGCAGCAACTATGAACAATTGGTCGATGAATTGATGGTAGGGAACTCGGTGATGCTGGCCGACGGTACGATCGCTTTGCAAGCCGTCAGCAAGCAGCACGACCGAGTGACCTGCAAAGTATTGACCGGCGGCACCATCCGTAGCCGCCAAGGGATCAATTTACCCGGTGTGACGCTGAGCGTCAGTGCGATGATGCCAGCCGATGTCCAAAACGCGTTGTGGGCGGCCAACAACGAAATCGACTTCCTGAGCCTCAGCTTCGTTCGCAGCTCGCAGGATGTCTTGTCGCTGAAGAACCTAGTCGCATCGCTCAACTCCAAGGCGCTGGTCATCGCCAAAATTGAAAAGCGCGAAGCTCTGCAACATTTGGAAGCCATTGTCGACGCAGCCGACGGCATCATGGTGGCTCGTGGCGATCTAGGAGTCGAAATCGACGTTGCTGAAACTCCGGTAGCACAGAAGCGGATTATTGAGGTCTGTCGCCAGAAGCTCAAACCGGTGATTGTGGCGACGCAGATGCTCGAGAGCATGCACGAGAACCGCCGACCGACGCGGGCCGAAGCCAGCGATGTGGCCAACGCCATCTTGGACGGAGCCGATGCCTGTATGCTGAGCGGTGAAACGGCGATCGGCAAATATCCAGTGCAGTCTGTCGAAACGATGAATCGCATCATGGTCTATACCGAGCAGATGCTGAAGGATCAGACGCCGGATTTTTCCGCCAAATTCCAACCGATCGATGCGGTGGATCCGATTACCAGTTCAGTCACATTTCGCGCATCGAATATTGCGCAGGACATCGGTGCCAAGTTGATTGTCGTGGCCAGCAAGAGCGGCAGCACGGCGTGGGTCAAAGCCAAGCAGCGCAACTGCATTCACACGCTGGGCATTAGCGACAATCAGGCGACCCTGCGCCGCATGTGCCTATTCTGGGGAATCATGCCGTTGTACATCGAGTCGATGGCCAAGCCGCAGGTGCTAATTGAGCATGTCATCCGCTGGGGCAAGCAATCGGGCTTGTTGGTCGATGGTGACTGCGTCGTCTTTGTCGGCGGCTCGGGGATTTACGAAAAAACCCATAATCTGCTGGTGGTCCACAAAGTTTAA
- a CDS encoding sulfotransferase, translated as MDAAGAEPQSLANQYSLHSPRFWHGMKTEIWWRLVAANGFRIYPRRSHIALGVSTIGPINNLLAAVQHWRYGARIQATGIEQPPIFILGHWRSGTTLLHELLVSNPDFASPTTYQCFAPSHFLISSWVARFGGFLIPAKRPMDNMAAGWYLPQEDEFALMNLGLPSPYLRIAFPQTQRLHLEYLDMVGLTDGELNRWQSGLEWFLKAVTVANDGRRLVLKSPTHTGRIALLHKMFPGARFIHLTRDPRQLYASTMRLWWSLDQVQSLQNSYTHPEMKRYVKLCIDRMYGGHWAGRSQVPDTHLIDVRYEDLVASPLETLREIYSRLGLGDFQPVAASAENLMAGYKDYQTNRHRTDSAWEREVMELCADYAQRYGY; from the coding sequence ATGGACGCAGCAGGAGCCGAACCGCAGTCGTTGGCGAATCAATACTCGCTACATTCTCCGCGTTTTTGGCACGGCATGAAGACGGAGATATGGTGGCGTTTGGTGGCCGCCAACGGCTTCCGGATTTACCCTCGTCGTTCCCACATCGCGCTGGGCGTGTCGACCATAGGTCCCATCAACAACCTGCTGGCTGCAGTGCAGCATTGGCGATACGGGGCGAGGATCCAAGCCACCGGCATCGAGCAGCCGCCTATCTTTATATTGGGACATTGGCGCAGCGGCACGACGTTACTGCACGAGTTGTTGGTCTCCAATCCGGATTTCGCCTCCCCGACAACCTACCAATGCTTCGCGCCATCTCATTTTCTGATTAGTTCCTGGGTCGCGCGCTTTGGAGGCTTTTTAATCCCCGCCAAGCGACCGATGGACAACATGGCGGCTGGATGGTACCTGCCTCAAGAAGACGAATTCGCACTGATGAACTTGGGCCTACCGTCGCCTTACCTGCGCATCGCCTTCCCTCAGACTCAGCGACTGCATCTGGAGTATTTAGATATGGTGGGACTGACCGATGGCGAGCTGAATCGCTGGCAGAGTGGTCTGGAGTGGTTTCTCAAGGCCGTCACGGTAGCCAATGATGGTCGCCGCTTGGTGCTCAAGAGCCCCACGCATACTGGACGCATCGCGCTCTTGCACAAGATGTTTCCCGGCGCCCGCTTCATTCATTTAACGCGCGACCCGCGCCAGCTTTACGCTTCCACGATGCGATTGTGGTGGTCATTGGATCAAGTGCAATCGCTGCAAAACAGTTACACTCATCCGGAAATGAAGCGTTACGTCAAACTGTGCATAGATCGCATGTACGGTGGCCACTGGGCTGGCCGCAGCCAGGTACCTGACACGCATTTGATTGATGTACGCTACGAAGACCTGGTTGCCAGCCCGTTGGAGACGCTCCGCGAAATCTACTCGCGATTAGGACTTGGCGACTTTCAGCCCGTCGCCGCATCCGCTGAAAATCTCATGGCTGGCTACAAGGACTATCAAACCAACCGCCATCGAACCGACTCGGCCTGGGAGCGCGAAGTCATGGAGCTATGCGCCGACTACGCGCAGCGGTATGGGTACTGA
- a CDS encoding isopenicillin N synthase family oxygenase, with the protein MELSEFTNVPIVDVGGLVGQGGDAVAVAEQLGRACRDVGFFYIVNHGVAQSLIDRLENLSRQFFRLDRQEKMKIAMVHGGRAWRGYFPVGDELTSGKPDWKEGIYFGSQLPPDHPEVRAGTPLHGPNLFPDIDGFRETVLEYITATTQLGHSLMSGMALSLGLAAEHFQRHYTGNPLILFRVFNYPQVPTAAQDTQPTWGVGEHTDYGLLTILKQDDSGGLQVKSRSRWIDAPPIPESFVCNIGDMLQRLTHGIYRSTPHRVVNRAQRDRLSFPLFFDPGFHSDIRPIEQLRMAAREDDRAERWDQASVHEFSGTYGDYLLNKVSKVFPQLRREVL; encoded by the coding sequence ATGGAATTGTCTGAATTTACAAATGTGCCTATAGTCGATGTCGGCGGGCTGGTGGGCCAGGGTGGAGATGCAGTGGCCGTTGCCGAGCAGTTGGGTAGGGCCTGCCGCGATGTGGGCTTCTTTTACATTGTCAACCATGGTGTCGCTCAGTCGCTGATCGACCGACTGGAGAATCTGAGTCGCCAGTTTTTCCGGCTTGACCGACAGGAAAAAATGAAGATTGCCATGGTTCATGGTGGGCGTGCGTGGCGCGGCTACTTTCCAGTGGGCGACGAGTTAACTTCGGGCAAGCCCGACTGGAAAGAAGGTATCTACTTCGGCAGTCAGTTGCCACCGGATCATCCCGAAGTGCGCGCAGGAACTCCGCTACACGGCCCCAATCTATTTCCCGATATTGATGGCTTTCGCGAAACAGTGTTAGAGTACATCACCGCCACCACGCAGCTCGGTCACTCGCTGATGTCCGGGATGGCGCTGAGCTTAGGACTTGCGGCCGAACATTTCCAGAGGCATTACACCGGCAATCCGTTGATTCTGTTTCGCGTTTTCAACTACCCGCAGGTACCAACTGCCGCGCAAGATACACAGCCTACCTGGGGGGTAGGGGAGCATACCGATTATGGGTTGTTGACCATTTTGAAACAGGATGACAGCGGTGGATTGCAAGTCAAAAGCCGATCGCGATGGATTGATGCGCCGCCCATTCCAGAATCATTTGTTTGTAATATCGGCGACATGTTGCAGCGATTGACTCATGGCATCTATCGCTCGACACCTCATCGAGTAGTCAATCGTGCTCAGCGTGATCGACTGTCATTTCCGCTGTTCTTTGATCCCGGGTTTCACAGCGACATTCGGCCCATTGAGCAATTAAGAATGGCGGCTCGTGAAGATGATCGCGCGGAGCGTTGGGATCAAGCCAGCGTGCATGAATTTTCTGGCACCTACGGCGATTATTTGCTAAACAAAGTCTCCAAGGTATTTCCTCAATTGCGGCGCGAGGTATTGTAG
- a CDS encoding DNA polymerase Y family protein, with product MNVQPIHAQPTQAPSVAIPMHPTSGKHWLCVWLPNWPIQRVQAIEPALVGKPLVLSARDPRRGLVVATANLPARSLGVRPGMRLVEATGLAALEVRSHDPAEDLEALCGLAEQSQCFSPLVGLEQLDRHLWAGRCLHQPECLLLDISGLDGLFGGQANLLWRVGDWLRQQHYFGCLAVGSSVGAAWALANYALRSPALLVDSPGVDLGQQPVPSSPNSASNPNLACQQSLVPASRYLLLEPQQQAALVERLPLAGLRIDSATIATLWRLGLNRIGQLNNLPRAGLASRLGEQLLLRWDQARGAIQESIASVHCQPQWSVQQDLELPTDRMQTIAELVRRSVVCLSERLQNRGQGALRITCRLDLVQQPSQVLQLSLFRPTCDGQHLLDLLMGQLEQQLPRCLQAPLWRLSLTATLTAPLVWRQFDLFDSGQTAQRHQLAQLVDTLSARLGRKQVLQARVQRQWQPELAYTLQPLTGIQPNGTTHYKPNLRQHSANQRRRVHSPQHAASQPSRTTPPSLFDPSDNPRETLRLAEPVSQDPLRRPLQLLSPPVTIQVSGIWQLARSAASSTAAPAAQLKLAGQWQRIIVACGPERLESGWWKGPSSRRDYYRLLTQRGCWYWIYRDLSTGHWFLHGLFD from the coding sequence ATGAATGTTCAACCGATACACGCCCAGCCCACCCAAGCACCGTCCGTGGCGATACCAATGCACCCGACCAGCGGCAAGCACTGGCTGTGCGTTTGGCTACCCAATTGGCCGATCCAGCGCGTTCAAGCCATCGAGCCGGCACTGGTTGGCAAGCCGTTGGTACTGAGCGCTCGCGATCCACGGCGCGGGTTAGTCGTAGCTACCGCCAATCTACCGGCGCGATCACTGGGAGTGCGCCCCGGTATGAGGCTGGTGGAGGCTACAGGGCTAGCCGCGCTGGAGGTCCGATCACATGATCCGGCGGAAGACTTGGAAGCTCTCTGTGGATTAGCCGAACAATCCCAGTGCTTCAGCCCGCTGGTGGGACTCGAACAGTTGGATCGGCACCTATGGGCTGGACGTTGTTTGCATCAGCCCGAGTGTTTATTGCTGGATATCAGTGGACTGGATGGTCTGTTTGGTGGTCAAGCCAATCTATTGTGGCGCGTTGGCGATTGGCTCCGTCAGCAGCACTATTTTGGCTGTTTGGCTGTAGGTAGTAGCGTGGGAGCCGCTTGGGCTTTGGCCAACTATGCTCTAAGATCACCCGCTCTACTGGTGGACAGTCCAGGTGTGGACCTTGGCCAGCAGCCCGTGCCGTCATCACCAAACAGTGCGTCCAACCCAAACTTGGCCTGCCAACAAAGCTTGGTGCCAGCTTCGCGTTATCTGCTGTTAGAGCCTCAGCAGCAAGCCGCGCTGGTGGAACGCTTGCCGCTAGCCGGCCTGCGCATCGACTCGGCGACCATCGCCACGTTGTGGCGTCTAGGACTAAATCGTATCGGGCAACTGAACAATCTACCTCGTGCCGGCCTAGCCAGTCGATTGGGAGAGCAATTGCTGTTACGTTGGGATCAGGCGCGCGGGGCAATCCAAGAATCAATCGCCAGCGTGCATTGTCAGCCTCAGTGGAGCGTCCAGCAGGATTTGGAACTGCCAACCGATCGCATGCAGACGATTGCTGAATTGGTGCGACGATCGGTAGTGTGTTTGTCGGAGCGTTTGCAAAATCGCGGCCAGGGTGCACTGCGTATCACCTGCCGTTTGGACCTCGTCCAACAGCCGTCGCAGGTTCTGCAATTAAGTCTGTTTCGACCGACCTGCGACGGTCAACATTTGCTTGACCTATTGATGGGGCAGCTGGAACAACAGTTGCCGCGCTGCCTGCAAGCACCGCTGTGGCGATTATCATTGACGGCTACCTTAACGGCACCATTGGTATGGCGACAGTTCGATCTGTTTGACAGTGGTCAGACTGCCCAGCGGCATCAGTTAGCCCAACTGGTCGATACGCTCAGCGCTCGACTTGGGCGAAAGCAGGTACTGCAAGCGCGAGTGCAGCGACAATGGCAACCCGAGTTGGCCTACACGCTTCAGCCGCTAACCGGCATCCAGCCCAATGGCACAACACACTACAAGCCTAACCTACGACAACACTCTGCCAATCAACGGCGGCGTGTTCATAGTCCACAACACGCGGCTAGCCAACCGTCCCGAACAACACCGCCTTCACTCTTTGATCCTTCGGACAATCCACGCGAGACGCTGCGCCTCGCCGAGCCGGTGAGCCAGGATCCGCTACGACGGCCACTGCAACTGCTATCACCTCCTGTGACTATCCAAGTCAGCGGCATTTGGCAACTCGCGCGTTCAGCCGCTTCTTCGACTGCTGCCCCAGCCGCACAGCTCAAGTTAGCCGGACAATGGCAGCGGATCATCGTCGCCTGCGGGCCCGAGCGTTTAGAGAGTGGCTGGTGGAAAGGCCCCAGCTCGCGCCGCGACTACTATCGCCTGCTCACCCAGCGAGGCTGCTGGTACTGGATCTATCGCGACCTCTCAACCGGTCACTGGTTTTTACACGGCCTGTTTGACTAG
- a CDS encoding Uma2 family endonuclease: MSTVAKHYIAADEYLQRERQAEFRCEYYRGQMFATAGVSANHNLIVLNAGASVREQLKNKSCRAYPSDLKLRVEATGLYTYPDHSVVCGEPQLESDAAMYC; encoded by the coding sequence ATGTCAACCGTAGCTAAACATTACATTGCAGCTGACGAGTACCTTCAACGCGAGAGGCAGGCCGAATTTCGCTGCGAGTATTATCGGGGCCAGATGTTTGCCACGGCAGGGGTCTCCGCCAACCACAATCTGATTGTTCTGAACGCTGGTGCCAGTGTGCGTGAGCAGCTCAAGAACAAGTCTTGCCGCGCTTACCCGAGTGACTTAAAGCTGCGCGTTGAAGCGACTGGATTGTATACCTACCCGGACCATTCGGTCGTGTGTGGCGAGCCGCAATTGGAATCCGACGCTGCGATGTACTGCTAA
- a CDS encoding Uma2 family endonuclease, whose translation MWRAAIGIRRCDVLLNPVVLVEVLSDSTQAYDRGKKFEHYRTIPSLQHYVLSAQDRPSIDCFPRQSAGS comes from the coding sequence GTGTGGCGAGCCGCAATTGGAATCCGACGCTGCGATGTACTGCTAAATCCAGTCGTGTTGGTCGAAGTTCTTTCGGATTCGACCCAGGCCTATGATCGTGGCAAAAAGTTTGAGCACTATCGAACGATTCCAAGCTTGCAGCATTACGTGCTGAGCGCCCAGGATCGACCTTCTATCGACTGCTTCCCACGCCAGTCCGCTGGCAGTTGA
- a CDS encoding response regulator: protein MNTRLPDHTSQLASPQQPPDRPHVLLVDDDLEIIQSMRYALESAGFQVSMANDGNAGIALLETISPNLLVLDMMMPKRSGFLVLEQIRRLGLEDLPVIMVTANEGDRHRQYAELLGVSQYLHKPFPMERLIECARRLTSTAGGI from the coding sequence ATGAATACAAGATTACCCGATCACACGTCACAATTGGCGTCGCCTCAGCAACCGCCAGATCGCCCGCATGTGTTGTTGGTAGACGACGACTTAGAAATTATCCAATCCATGCGTTATGCACTGGAGAGTGCTGGATTCCAAGTTTCCATGGCCAACGACGGCAATGCTGGCATCGCTCTGCTGGAGACGATCTCGCCAAATCTGCTGGTGTTGGACATGATGATGCCCAAACGCAGCGGTTTTTTGGTATTGGAACAGATTCGCCGATTGGGGCTAGAGGATTTGCCCGTCATCATGGTTACGGCCAACGAAGGCGATCGACACCGCCAATATGCCGAGTTGTTAGGTGTCAGCCAGTATTTACACAAGCCGTTTCCCATGGAGCGACTGATCGAGTGCGCTCGTCGATTAACATCGACAGCGGGCGGCATCTAA
- the rnr gene encoding ribonuclease R has translation MNQPDSTTLRQQILDFVFHPNYRPSKAKAICAGLKLPEDDYPHVRMTIKRMVTEGQLAYSAGHLVVAPHDVRGKEKLTRGTFRQASAGFGFVRPVPTGQLGAVDDIFIPASATGSAMEGDLVQVRLRIGRRGSPEGEVLEVLQRARRQFTGTLLMESGRAAVRLDGVNFGSPVSIGDVRGLPVNADDKVVVELVKFPDGLQPGEGVLLEVLGSSKNPAVDTLAVMRQYGLQEQFPEAVMEAARQQADQFVEGDISSDRRDLTQLPTLTIDPADARDFDDAISLNRNDKGNWELSVHIADVAQFVPIGSVLDQEARQRATSVYLPDRVIPMLPEIISNHLASLQPDRVRLTKTVLMEMTDSGTLLHQEVFNSAIRNQQRLNYEQVDQYLADPEPWRGRLAPAIWQMLRDMHSLAMTLRRNRNKAGSIELYLPEIKIDLDKSGKVKGARIIEHTESHQVIEEFMLAANQAVATWLDDLQIPFLRRVHAPPERRKLQKLTEFVRDLEISTEDLQSRFEIQKLVHKVRGKPTEYAVNYAILKSMSKAVYQPDLEVHYALNFEHYCHFTSPIRRYPDLQVHRTINRLLAGRQPVGDPLSVLMTLGHHCSDQEQNAEWAEREVTKIKLLHFLNKKLGQTMPGVITGVVPDGFYVRGIKIPADGFVPLGSLPHDRYRFERHGHVIQGFRSGNRFRLGDQLTVKIEQVDLPRRTLLLSVVANHTTGPLSQSGDLAGRTTERQRPGAGRRTIRSSRGKQHSDASEWASRSGRKKKSPYPATDHPRSKKKGFRKKKGKM, from the coding sequence GTGAACCAACCTGACTCCACCACCCTGCGGCAGCAGATACTGGATTTCGTGTTCCATCCCAACTATCGACCTAGCAAGGCCAAGGCGATTTGCGCCGGGCTCAAACTACCTGAGGACGATTATCCACATGTTCGCATGACCATTAAACGCATGGTAACCGAAGGGCAACTGGCGTACAGCGCCGGACATTTGGTTGTCGCACCCCATGACGTCAGAGGCAAAGAGAAGCTGACTCGAGGAACCTTTCGGCAAGCGTCGGCCGGCTTTGGGTTTGTCCGGCCCGTTCCCACGGGACAACTGGGGGCGGTAGACGACATCTTTATACCCGCTTCGGCCACCGGATCGGCCATGGAAGGCGACTTGGTTCAAGTCCGGCTGCGCATTGGACGGCGCGGCTCGCCCGAAGGTGAAGTTCTGGAAGTCCTGCAACGCGCCCGCCGGCAATTCACCGGTACCCTGCTGATGGAAAGTGGTCGAGCTGCCGTGCGTCTGGATGGTGTCAACTTTGGTTCTCCAGTCTCCATTGGTGATGTCCGAGGCTTGCCGGTTAATGCCGACGATAAAGTAGTGGTCGAGCTGGTCAAATTCCCTGACGGCCTTCAACCTGGCGAGGGCGTGCTGCTGGAGGTGTTGGGTTCCAGCAAGAATCCAGCTGTTGATACGTTGGCAGTCATGCGCCAGTACGGACTGCAAGAGCAGTTTCCCGAAGCGGTCATGGAGGCGGCTCGTCAGCAGGCAGACCAATTCGTCGAGGGAGACATCTCGTCGGATCGGCGAGATTTGACGCAGCTGCCCACGCTGACCATCGATCCAGCCGATGCGCGCGACTTTGACGACGCCATATCGCTCAACCGCAACGACAAAGGAAATTGGGAATTATCAGTTCACATCGCCGATGTAGCCCAGTTTGTTCCCATTGGTTCAGTGCTCGACCAAGAAGCTCGACAGCGGGCAACTAGCGTCTATCTACCCGATCGCGTAATTCCGATGCTGCCGGAAATCATCAGCAATCACCTGGCCAGCCTGCAACCGGATCGAGTCCGACTGACCAAGACCGTCCTGATGGAGATGACCGATTCCGGCACACTACTCCATCAGGAAGTTTTCAATTCCGCGATTCGCAATCAACAGCGACTGAACTACGAACAAGTCGATCAGTATTTGGCAGACCCCGAACCTTGGCGCGGGCGATTGGCTCCAGCCATCTGGCAGATGCTGAGGGACATGCACTCGCTGGCCATGACGCTGCGACGCAACCGTAACAAGGCAGGGTCGATCGAGTTGTATCTGCCTGAAATCAAAATCGACCTGGACAAATCGGGTAAAGTCAAGGGTGCGCGAATCATCGAGCATACCGAGAGTCATCAGGTTATTGAAGAGTTCATGTTGGCCGCGAATCAAGCTGTGGCCACCTGGTTAGACGACTTGCAAATCCCGTTTCTGCGACGGGTTCACGCTCCACCGGAACGCCGCAAGCTACAAAAATTGACCGAATTCGTCCGCGATCTGGAAATTTCAACTGAGGATCTGCAAAGCCGCTTCGAGATTCAAAAGCTAGTGCACAAGGTACGCGGTAAGCCCACTGAGTACGCAGTGAACTACGCCATCCTCAAGTCGATGAGCAAGGCGGTCTATCAGCCCGATCTGGAGGTACACTACGCGCTGAACTTTGAACACTACTGTCACTTCACTAGCCCGATTCGCCGATATCCCGATCTACAAGTTCACCGCACCATCAATCGACTGCTGGCCGGCCGTCAACCCGTTGGCGATCCGCTTTCAGTGCTGATGACATTAGGCCACCATTGTTCCGATCAAGAGCAGAATGCTGAATGGGCTGAACGTGAAGTCACCAAGATTAAACTGCTGCATTTTCTGAATAAGAAACTGGGACAGACGATGCCAGGCGTCATTACTGGCGTCGTCCCAGATGGCTTCTATGTTCGTGGAATCAAGATTCCGGCCGATGGTTTTGTGCCGCTAGGCAGTCTGCCCCATGATCGCTATCGCTTCGAGCGACATGGGCACGTCATCCAAGGCTTTCGTAGCGGCAATCGCTTTCGATTGGGTGATCAATTGACGGTCAAAATCGAACAAGTCGATCTACCTCGACGAACTCTGTTGCTATCGGTAGTCGCCAATCATACTACGGGTCCGCTAAGTCAGTCCGGCGATCTGGCAGGACGCACAACGGAGCGCCAGCGGCCTGGTGCCGGACGCCGTACAATCCGCTCATCGCGCGGCAAGCAGCACTCAGACGCTTCGGAGTGGGCCTCACGTTCTGGCCGTAAAAAGAAATCGCCATATCCTGCGACTGATCACCCTAGATCAAAAAAGAAAGGCTTCCGAAAGAAGAAAGGCAAGATGTAG
- a CDS encoding matrixin family metalloprotease: protein MSRTAISLKTAFATTLALAASCLPHCQAEYVTFGQGYGSKWGAPEHGTISEVITWSFMTDGTPLHASHPLLGEVTGTSNISNLSSRFDAGVFEQLIQNAFNTWSAASQGRITFLQVTDNGAPAGGNSLNNDHPGSWEIDIRVGAFTAAPDSDFAWLGAVGYGPPGNDHFPFFKDGLAGDIIFNLSQQFFVAPGNEGDIFYDGTGPYINDLEGLMLHELGHAAIGLGHPSAGVGDVMFVDDFPDCCNFVNRQLSPDDIAGARAVYGVPEPDIINYWPYHVAYSGSGTPPWHRLDAGKTLFQESSHPQLLTYNNLINSKQGINGILFDINNLANADHLGTNDFSFQVSPAYVFNQADHPPVDWQAIATAPTISVSGSAPHRVLINWPDETIMNRWLRVTIKATSNTGLAQPAVFYLGHLLGETTGPVNGVFTVSFADISPIRDAVSGIVDASSVYDIDKNGTISFADITAMRANVSAQLRQITVP from the coding sequence ATGAGTCGAACTGCAATTTCTTTGAAAACTGCCTTCGCAACGACACTGGCCCTGGCAGCCAGCTGCCTGCCGCATTGTCAAGCCGAATACGTAACGTTTGGGCAGGGGTACGGATCGAAGTGGGGCGCACCGGAACACGGCACTATCAGCGAGGTGATCACCTGGTCGTTCATGACCGACGGCACACCGCTGCATGCAAGCCATCCGCTACTGGGCGAGGTCACTGGCACCAGCAACATTTCAAACTTAAGTAGCAGGTTCGACGCTGGAGTTTTCGAGCAGCTAATTCAGAATGCCTTCAACACATGGTCGGCTGCCTCGCAAGGCAGAATAACGTTTCTCCAAGTGACGGATAATGGAGCTCCAGCTGGCGGTAATAGCCTCAACAATGACCATCCTGGCTCCTGGGAGATCGATATTCGCGTCGGTGCTTTTACCGCTGCGCCAGATTCCGATTTTGCGTGGCTGGGCGCAGTTGGTTATGGTCCGCCAGGCAACGATCATTTTCCGTTTTTCAAAGACGGCCTGGCCGGAGATATTATTTTTAATTTGAGCCAGCAGTTCTTTGTGGCTCCCGGCAATGAAGGAGATATTTTTTACGATGGTACTGGGCCTTACATCAATGATCTGGAAGGCCTGATGTTGCACGAACTGGGACATGCCGCCATAGGCCTAGGTCATCCCAGCGCGGGAGTTGGCGATGTAATGTTCGTCGATGACTTTCCAGATTGCTGCAATTTTGTCAACCGGCAACTCTCGCCAGACGACATCGCGGGAGCGCGAGCGGTTTACGGTGTGCCGGAACCAGATATCATCAATTATTGGCCCTATCACGTTGCCTACTCCGGTTCCGGAACGCCACCCTGGCATCGCCTTGACGCCGGCAAGACGCTATTCCAAGAGAGCAGCCATCCACAATTGCTAACTTACAACAACTTGATCAACTCGAAGCAGGGCATCAACGGCATACTATTTGACATCAATAATCTGGCAAACGCTGACCACCTGGGCACCAATGATTTCAGCTTTCAGGTGAGCCCAGCTTATGTGTTCAATCAGGCCGATCATCCGCCGGTTGACTGGCAGGCCATAGCGACCGCACCCACGATCAGTGTCAGTGGCAGCGCACCGCATCGAGTGCTGATCAATTGGCCTGACGAGACGATCATGAATCGCTGGCTTCGAGTAACGATCAAAGCCACCTCCAACACCGGCTTGGCACAACCAGCCGTCTTCTACCTGGGACACCTACTAGGGGAGACCACCGGACCGGTAAACGGCGTCTTCACCGTATCGTTCGCCGACATTAGCCCGATCCGCGATGCAGTTAGTGGAATCGTAGATGCCAGCAGTGTGTATGATATTGATAAAAACGGCACGATTTCCTTTGCCGACATTACCGCCATGCGCGCCAATGTGAGCGCCCAGCTAAGACAAATCACCGTACCATGA